The Peribacillus sp. FSL E2-0218 genome contains a region encoding:
- a CDS encoding alpha/beta fold hydrolase, giving the protein MSKRKVPSNQAGIEPKWKHFLNIPNQPMPEMGLTPKIPVWKKNKSTLWHYPSAQKKYDVPVFLIYSLINTPLILDLSPGNSLIESFVNEGFDVYLLDFGSPGFEDGEISIEDYIVDYIQNGVKRALHHSGATEITVMGFCLGGTISAIYAAIADEPIKNLILSVTPIDFSASQFFDQWQEAMKEGTADFDETIDIYQTIPASAVKYGIRLITSPVYLSPYLSLLNQADDEKYVQNWRRFNAWANGHVPLSGAAAKQITKDFLIKNRLVNGGFKVRGKKAKLSKINANVLVIASKYDRLVPQEMIHPVMDHLTCKDKTYKVLKSGHASKQYAGSLPSYLKDWLPKRSSPIQ; this is encoded by the coding sequence ATGTCTAAACGGAAAGTGCCGTCAAATCAAGCTGGGATCGAGCCCAAATGGAAGCATTTTTTGAATATTCCCAATCAACCTATGCCTGAAATGGGACTCACACCGAAAATTCCAGTGTGGAAAAAAAATAAATCCACACTATGGCACTATCCATCGGCACAAAAAAAATATGATGTGCCGGTTTTTCTCATTTATTCATTGATTAATACTCCCTTAATCCTTGATTTGTCTCCAGGGAATAGTTTAATAGAGTCTTTCGTTAATGAAGGGTTCGACGTATATTTACTTGATTTTGGAAGTCCGGGATTTGAGGATGGAGAAATATCGATAGAAGATTATATCGTCGATTATATTCAAAACGGAGTAAAGCGTGCTTTGCACCATTCAGGGGCAACAGAAATTACCGTAATGGGGTTTTGTCTCGGTGGCACGATATCGGCCATTTATGCAGCCATTGCAGACGAGCCAATCAAGAATTTAATCCTCTCCGTTACCCCGATCGATTTCAGCGCCTCGCAATTTTTCGACCAGTGGCAAGAAGCCATGAAAGAAGGCACTGCGGATTTCGACGAGACGATCGATATATATCAAACGATTCCGGCCAGTGCTGTTAAATATGGAATTCGCTTAATTACCTCACCCGTCTATCTATCACCTTATTTATCCTTGCTGAATCAAGCAGATGACGAGAAATATGTACAAAATTGGCGCCGTTTCAATGCCTGGGCCAATGGACATGTGCCATTATCGGGAGCCGCCGCAAAACAGATAACCAAGGATTTTTTGATAAAGAACCGCTTGGTCAATGGCGGATTCAAGGTACGGGGGAAAAAAGCGAAGTTATCGAAAATCAATGCCAATGTATTGGTCATTGCTAGTAAGTATGATCGTTTGGTCCCCCAAGAAATGATTCATCCGGTCATGGACCATTTAACTTGTAAAGATAAGACATATAAAGTATTAAAAAGTGGACATGCATCCAAGCAATATGCGGGGAGTTTACCATCTTATTTAAAGGATTGGCTGCCTAAGCGTTCTTCGCCCATACAATAA
- a CDS encoding ring-cleaving dioxygenase, with the protein MELKGLHHVSAITAKAGNNFEFYTKVLGMRLIKKTVNQDDINVYHLFYGDQIGSPGTELTFFEIPHAARTHEGNNSISEISLRVSNDEALEFWENRFIEYEVDHDEVTTRFRRRVLPFKDPEGQRLLLVSDQENRGVEGGIPWEGSPIPHEYFILGLGPVKLTVPNIERTEAVLTELLGFRKSGTYPSPISGQNPIVVYETSEGGTGAEIHIEERTDIPRERLGRGGVHHVAFRVDNEEELRNWIAKINESKFANSGYVDRFYFRSLYFREPNGILFELATDGPGFATDETEQHLGETLALPPFLESKRKEIESKLKPLNTKSTN; encoded by the coding sequence ATGGAACTAAAGGGATTGCACCATGTTTCGGCCATTACAGCAAAAGCGGGAAACAATTTTGAATTCTACACGAAAGTGTTGGGAATGAGATTAATAAAAAAAACGGTGAATCAGGATGATATAAATGTGTATCACTTATTTTATGGCGATCAAATCGGGTCACCGGGTACGGAACTGACATTTTTTGAAATTCCCCATGCTGCACGGACGCATGAAGGAAATAATAGCATTTCGGAAATCTCTTTACGAGTGAGTAATGATGAAGCACTCGAATTTTGGGAAAACCGTTTCATTGAGTACGAGGTAGATCATGATGAAGTAACGACCCGCTTTCGGCGACGGGTCCTGCCATTTAAAGATCCGGAAGGCCAGAGGCTTCTTCTTGTATCCGATCAGGAAAATAGGGGCGTCGAAGGTGGAATCCCTTGGGAGGGAAGCCCTATTCCCCACGAGTATTTCATTCTTGGTCTGGGACCAGTCAAACTTACCGTACCAAATATTGAACGGACAGAAGCTGTTTTAACTGAATTGCTTGGGTTCAGGAAATCAGGCACATATCCGTCGCCTATAAGCGGACAAAATCCGATTGTCGTTTACGAGACAAGTGAGGGTGGAACAGGAGCGGAAATCCATATAGAAGAAAGGACGGATATCCCCCGCGAACGATTAGGTAGGGGCGGAGTGCACCATGTCGCTTTTAGGGTCGATAATGAAGAAGAATTGAGAAATTGGATAGCAAAAATCAACGAATCCAAATTCGCGAATTCGGGATATGTGGACCGCTTTTATTTCCGCTCCCTTTATTTTAGGGAGCCGAATGGCATATTATTTGAATTGGCAACCGATGGCCCCGGATTTGCAACGGATGAAACGGAGCAGCATCTAGGTGAAACCCTTGCTTTACCCCCTTTTCTGGAATCGAAAAGAAAAGAAATTGAATCTAAGCTAAAACCGCTGAATACAAAGTCTACCAATTAA
- a CDS encoding magnesium transporter CorA family protein — protein sequence MIEIYKTNENRLLNNIEEMTKGSWVNIVAPTEAEIEYICNTLELPVNFMKDPLDDEERPRIEKEDDNVLIIVDFPYLTRDEANLPIFETIPIGMIFTKDCFITVSLKETPILANFKNNKIKGFFTNKKTRFALQLLFEISSYYLRYLKQINKMTNEAERELHQSMKNKELYTFLALEKSLVYFTTSLKSNRVVLDKILRFNYLKMYEEDKELLEDVIIENAQAIEMAEVYLSILSGMMDAFASIISNNVNNAMKFLTSVTIILTLPTMVASFYGMNVKLPFEQNSYAFIFTLLIAITLAGTTAFIFWKKKYF from the coding sequence ATGATTGAAATCTACAAAACAAATGAAAACCGTCTCTTGAACAATATCGAGGAGATGACTAAAGGCTCATGGGTGAACATTGTCGCACCTACAGAAGCAGAAATTGAATACATTTGCAACACCTTGGAGCTACCAGTCAATTTCATGAAAGATCCACTGGATGATGAGGAAAGGCCGAGGATTGAAAAAGAAGATGATAATGTTTTAATCATTGTCGATTTTCCGTATTTGACCCGTGACGAGGCCAACTTACCCATTTTTGAAACGATTCCCATCGGGATGATTTTTACCAAAGATTGCTTCATTACCGTATCTTTGAAGGAAACACCGATATTAGCGAATTTTAAGAATAATAAAATCAAAGGTTTTTTCACCAACAAAAAGACAAGGTTTGCCTTGCAATTATTATTTGAAATTTCATCTTACTATTTACGTTACTTGAAACAGATTAATAAAATGACCAATGAAGCGGAACGGGAATTGCACCAATCCATGAAAAATAAAGAGTTATATACTTTTCTCGCTTTGGAAAAAAGTCTTGTTTATTTCACGACATCATTAAAATCAAATCGTGTCGTGCTTGATAAGATCCTTCGCTTTAATTATTTGAAAATGTATGAAGAAGATAAAGAATTGCTCGAAGACGTGATCATCGAAAATGCCCAGGCAATCGAAATGGCAGAGGTGTATCTTTCCATCCTGAGTGGGATGATGGACGCATTTGCTTCGATTATATCCAATAATGTCAATAATGCCATGAAGTTTTTAACTTCGGTTACCATCATTTTAACGCTCCCGACGATGGTGGCGAGTTTTTATGGGATGAATGTGAAACTTCCGTTCGAGCAAAATTCGTATGCTTTTATCTTCACTTTATTGATTGCCATCACTTTAGCTGGAACGACAGCATTCATTTTTTGGAAGAAGAAATATTTTTAA
- a CDS encoding nitroreductase family protein, giving the protein MTKDFYNAIEDRRSFYSLSKEKVVPHNRIKEVIDHAVQYSPSAFNSQSARLVVLTGQNHDLVWDITKESLRKAVGEKDFGKTEEKIQSFKNGYGTVLFFEDQVIIERLQDQFKTYSENFPIWSNQSSGILQFVVWTSLEIEGFGASLQHYNPLIDDEVRKTWDISPHWKLIAQMPFGKATAEPGDKAFNPIDERVKYYQ; this is encoded by the coding sequence TTGACTAAGGATTTTTATAACGCAATTGAAGATAGGCGCTCTTTTTATTCTCTTAGCAAGGAAAAGGTTGTCCCTCATAATCGGATTAAAGAAGTGATCGACCATGCCGTTCAATATTCCCCTTCCGCCTTCAACTCCCAAAGCGCCAGGCTGGTTGTTTTAACCGGTCAAAACCATGACCTGGTATGGGATATTACGAAAGAGTCATTACGAAAGGCCGTCGGTGAAAAGGACTTTGGCAAAACGGAGGAAAAAATTCAATCATTCAAGAATGGCTATGGTACTGTTTTATTCTTTGAAGACCAGGTTATTATTGAAAGACTCCAAGATCAATTCAAAACATATTCCGAAAACTTTCCGATTTGGTCGAACCAATCATCAGGCATTTTACAGTTTGTTGTGTGGACTTCATTGGAAATCGAGGGCTTTGGTGCGAGTCTTCAGCATTACAATCCGTTAATTGACGATGAAGTGAGAAAGACATGGGACATTTCCCCACATTGGAAGCTCATTGCCCAGATGCCCTTTGGTAAGGCTACTGCGGAACCTGGTGATAAAGCATTCAACCCAATAGATGAACGAGTGAAGTATTATCAATAA
- a CDS encoding winged helix-turn-helix transcriptional regulator, with protein MNNTTLCPRFEKGMQILSKRWTGLIVNQLLNGPQRFCNIESAFPISGRILSERLKDLELEGIVKRDVYPETPVRIEYSLTEKGMALAPVMGEIQNWAQEWLEPIENQ; from the coding sequence ATGAATAATACGACACTTTGTCCACGATTTGAAAAAGGGATGCAAATCTTGAGTAAACGCTGGACTGGATTGATTGTCAATCAATTGCTAAATGGCCCTCAACGGTTTTGTAATATTGAATCTGCCTTCCCGATTAGCGGCAGGATCTTATCTGAACGTTTAAAGGACTTGGAATTGGAAGGTATAGTGAAAAGGGATGTTTATCCTGAGACACCAGTCAGAATCGAATATTCCTTAACCGAAAAGGGCATGGCGCTCGCACCGGTAATGGGTGAAATTCAAAACTGGGCTCAAGAATGGCTTGAACCAATCGAGAATCAATAA
- a CDS encoding YuzL family protein, giving the protein MNGKNKKDATQTRLGSSQIEGQGTTTKETGSFTRPSSLKKQKRS; this is encoded by the coding sequence ATGAATGGAAAAAACAAAAAAGATGCCACTCAAACTCGTTTAGGGTCTTCTCAAATAGAGGGGCAAGGTACCACTACGAAAGAAACCGGGTCCTTCACTCGGCCCTCTTCCCTAAAAAAGCAAAAGCGTTCTTGA
- a CDS encoding SDR family oxidoreductase: protein MFNLTNKTAIVTGGGRGLGKQIAMALGEAGANVVIASRNLAACKEACEELKALGVQAKAFECDITNESEVDLVVQETVAQFGTIDILVNNSGTSWSGPLLDLPKEKWEKVLNVNVTGTFLFSQAVARIMVQQNSGKIINIASVSGLGGTFPELLDTIAYNTSKGAVITMTKDLGVKLARHNIQVNAIAPGFFPTKITKKILEKSDYDILGKTPARRFGNEADLMGAAVFLASQASDYMVGHVLIVDGGISALV, encoded by the coding sequence ATGTTCAATCTTACAAATAAAACGGCTATTGTCACCGGAGGCGGAAGAGGATTGGGCAAGCAGATTGCCATGGCATTGGGGGAGGCTGGAGCTAATGTCGTCATTGCATCCAGGAATCTTGCGGCATGCAAAGAGGCATGCGAGGAGCTGAAGGCTCTTGGCGTTCAAGCAAAGGCTTTTGAGTGCGATATCACCAACGAGAGTGAAGTTGATCTGGTTGTGCAAGAAACGGTTGCTCAATTCGGCACCATCGATATTCTCGTCAATAATAGCGGTACGTCCTGGTCAGGCCCCTTGCTAGATCTTCCTAAGGAAAAGTGGGAGAAAGTATTGAATGTCAATGTTACAGGGACATTTTTATTTTCACAGGCCGTTGCAAGGATCATGGTGCAGCAAAATTCGGGAAAAATCATCAATATAGCATCCGTTTCGGGTCTTGGCGGCACATTTCCGGAACTATTGGATACCATTGCTTATAACACGAGTAAAGGCGCTGTCATAACGATGACCAAGGACCTGGGAGTCAAGCTTGCTAGACATAACATTCAAGTCAATGCAATAGCACCAGGTTTTTTTCCGACCAAGATCACCAAGAAAATCCTTGAAAAATCAGATTATGATATTCTTGGCAAAACCCCTGCCCGCCGATTTGGAAATGAAGCTGATTTGATGGGGGCAGCCGTATTTTTGGCTTCACAGGCATCTGATTATATGGTTGGACATGTGTTAATCGTTGACGGAGGAATATCGGCATTAGTGTAA
- a CDS encoding YkuS family protein, with protein sequence MSKIGVEESLTNIQEALREKGFDVVEIKQEADAKNLDCCVVTGLESNVMGISDTSMKASIIEANGLTADQVCSEVENKLNAIQ encoded by the coding sequence ATGTCAAAAATCGGTGTTGAAGAATCATTAACGAACATTCAGGAAGCACTTCGTGAAAAAGGTTTTGATGTAGTGGAGATTAAACAAGAAGCTGACGCAAAAAACCTGGATTGTTGTGTAGTGACAGGATTGGAAAGCAATGTGATGGGAATCAGCGATACTTCAATGAAAGCGTCCATCATCGAAGCGAATGGTTTAACGGCTGATCAAGTGTGCAGTGAGGTTGAAAACAAGTTGAACGCAATTCAATAG
- a CDS encoding OsmC family protein — protein MTMHHFHLTASWPGGRNDIGTIHSGNLQTEISIPTDMEGPGVGTNPDEMLLGAASTCYIITLAAMLERSSIKNHSLTMQSEALVDVTNGVFTYKKIIHRPTLVLAPDTSEKTAEKARKLAEKAESSCMISRAVKGNVAIELDATISIAQHT, from the coding sequence ATGACAATGCATCACTTTCATTTAACGGCCTCATGGCCTGGGGGCAGAAATGATATTGGCACAATTCATTCGGGTAATCTCCAGACAGAGATAAGCATCCCCACCGATATGGAAGGACCCGGGGTTGGCACCAATCCCGATGAAATGCTTCTTGGAGCAGCCTCGACCTGCTATATCATCACCTTGGCAGCAATGCTGGAGAGAAGCTCAATCAAAAATCACAGCTTGACCATGCAGTCCGAAGCATTGGTCGATGTTACGAACGGTGTATTCACCTACAAGAAAATCATTCATCGCCCGACACTTGTATTGGCACCGGACACTTCTGAAAAAACGGCGGAAAAAGCGAGAAAACTTGCTGAAAAAGCAGAATCCTCCTGCATGATATCAAGAGCGGTCAAAGGGAATGTAGCAATAGAATTGGACGCAACGATTTCCATTGCTCAGCACACCTGA
- a CDS encoding nitric oxide synthase oxygenase, whose amino-acid sequence MSDLLQEAISFIRSSYTELSKTEDEINDRIEQIKREINDTNKYEHTYEELVYGAKLAWRNSNRCIGRLFWESMRVLDKRMVQSEEEIVSSLFEHIEYATNNGNIRPVITIFKQNEQKVKVDIWNHQLIRYAGYETEHGIIGDPSSIEFTKQCLALGWEGKFGPFDILPLVFQLDGNRPRLYDIPERLVKEVPLSHPLYNWFEELQIKWYAVPIISGMRLEIGGITYSAAPFNGWYMGTEIGARNLADEERYNLLPVIGERMGLDIKRDSNLWKDRALIELNEAVLYSFKKNGVSIVDHHTAAKQFKKFEEKEASKDRNVTGDWTWLIPPVSPATTHVFHKSYKNEILKPNFFYQKPPYK is encoded by the coding sequence ATGAGTGATTTACTGCAAGAGGCCATTTCCTTTATCAGGTCAAGCTATACGGAATTATCTAAAACCGAAGACGAAATAAATGATAGAATCGAGCAAATCAAGAGAGAAATCAATGATACAAACAAATATGAACATACATATGAAGAATTGGTATATGGCGCTAAGTTAGCCTGGCGTAACAGTAATCGCTGTATCGGACGCTTGTTTTGGGAGTCAATGCGGGTGCTTGATAAAAGGATGGTTCAAAGTGAGGAAGAAATTGTTTCATCTCTTTTTGAACATATCGAGTACGCTACGAATAACGGAAACATCAGGCCTGTGATTACCATTTTCAAACAGAATGAACAGAAAGTAAAAGTGGATATTTGGAACCATCAGCTTATTCGTTATGCCGGATATGAGACGGAGCATGGCATCATCGGTGATCCAAGCTCCATAGAATTCACGAAGCAGTGCCTGGCATTAGGCTGGGAAGGGAAATTTGGCCCGTTCGATATTCTGCCTCTTGTGTTCCAACTGGATGGCAATCGACCGAGGCTTTATGATATTCCAGAACGACTCGTGAAAGAAGTTCCCCTCAGCCACCCGCTATACAATTGGTTCGAAGAGCTTCAAATAAAATGGTATGCTGTCCCGATCATATCAGGTATGAGGCTGGAAATCGGCGGCATAACCTATTCCGCTGCACCATTTAATGGGTGGTATATGGGAACGGAAATCGGGGCTAGAAACCTCGCTGATGAAGAGAGGTACAACCTGCTTCCTGTAATCGGCGAGAGGATGGGTCTAGATATCAAACGTGATTCTAATTTATGGAAGGATCGTGCTCTGATTGAATTGAATGAAGCTGTCCTGTATTCGTTCAAGAAAAATGGGGTCAGCATCGTCGACCATCATACTGCGGCAAAGCAATTCAAGAAATTTGAAGAAAAAGAAGCTTCAAAAGACCGGAACGTAACCGGGGACTGGACATGGTTGATCCCCCCTGTTTCACCAGCAACCACACACGTTTTTCATAAATCGTATAAAAATGAAATACTGAAGCCGAATTTCTTTTATCAAAAGCCTCCATATAAATAA